The proteins below are encoded in one region of Winogradskyella helgolandensis:
- the hflX gene encoding GTPase HflX, which produces MIEKKDIELEKAVLIGVITQNQDEEKSKEYLDELEFLTYTAGGEVIKRFTQKMAIANPKTFIGTGKMEDVRKFVEENDIGTVIFDDELSPAQERNISAILNCKILDRTNLILDIFAQRAQTSYARTQVELAQCEYLLPRLKGMWTHLERQKGGIGMRGPGETEIETDRRIVRDKIALLKAKIKVIDKQQAVQRGNRGKMVRVALVGYTNVGKSTLMNVISKSEVFAENKLFATLDTTVRKVVIGNLPFLMSDTVGFIRKLPTQLVESFKSTLDEVREADLLLHVVDISHTNFEEHIDSVNQILDEIESKDKPTIMVFNKIDAYEPEPFDEEDLVEVRTEANFTIDEWKKTWMSRVGDNALFISALNKENMDEFRKRVYKEVREIHVTRFPYNHFLYPDVEDIE; this is translated from the coding sequence ATGATAGAGAAAAAAGATATAGAATTAGAGAAAGCAGTACTCATTGGTGTTATTACACAAAATCAAGATGAAGAAAAATCTAAAGAATACTTAGACGAATTAGAGTTTTTAACCTATACTGCTGGTGGTGAAGTCATAAAACGATTTACCCAAAAAATGGCAATTGCCAACCCTAAAACCTTTATTGGTACAGGGAAAATGGAAGATGTAAGAAAATTTGTAGAAGAAAATGATATTGGTACTGTTATTTTTGATGATGAATTATCGCCTGCACAAGAACGAAACATCAGTGCTATATTAAATTGTAAGATTTTAGATAGAACGAATCTTATTTTAGACATTTTTGCCCAACGTGCACAAACGAGTTATGCTAGGACCCAAGTTGAATTAGCACAATGCGAATATTTACTACCAAGACTAAAAGGAATGTGGACACACCTTGAGCGTCAAAAAGGGGGAATTGGTATGCGCGGACCTGGTGAAACAGAGATTGAAACAGATAGACGAATTGTTCGTGATAAGATTGCTCTGCTAAAAGCTAAGATTAAAGTTATAGATAAACAACAAGCCGTACAACGTGGTAATCGCGGTAAAATGGTACGTGTGGCCTTAGTTGGTTATACCAATGTAGGGAAATCTACTTTAATGAACGTGATTAGTAAAAGTGAGGTGTTTGCCGAAAATAAATTGTTCGCCACCTTGGATACTACCGTCAGAAAAGTAGTGATTGGTAACTTGCCATTTTTAATGAGTGATACCGTAGGATTTATTAGAAAATTGCCAACACAATTGGTAGAGTCTTTTAAAAGTACATTAGATGAAGTTCGTGAAGCCGATTTATTACTTCACGTTGTTGATATTTCACATACTAATTTTGAAGAGCATATAGATTCTGTTAATCAGATTTTAGATGAAATTGAGAGTAAGGATAAACCAACCATTATGGTTTTTAATAAGATTGATGCTTATGAGCCAGAACCTTTTGATGAAGAAGATTTAGTAGAAGTACGTACGGAAGCTAATTTTACTATTGATGAATGGAAAAAAACGTGGATGTCTAGAGTTGGTGATAATGCGTTATTTATTTCGGCATTAAATAAAGAGAACATGGACGAGTTTAGAAAACGCGTTTATAAAGAAGTTCGCGAAATCCATGTAACGCGTTTTCCGTACAATCATTTCCTATATCCAGACGTTGAAGATATAGAATAA
- a CDS encoding endonuclease/exonuclease/phosphatase family protein — MNNYIDAYTIAFYNIENLFDIKKAPLTNDKDFLPTSQKRWTLKRYQNKLMKLGTVIPQIGNEDNQIAPIIIGLAEVENQNVLSDLVNSKNLKEENYKFIHFDSPDERGIDVALLYKPDIFKVTHSETFSVYLQNEKGEQDYTRDILLVQGELNNDPINIIVNHWSSRREGVRETEFKRIASAKVVNSVIKKVKNENLKAKIIVMGDFNDNPNCNSMLLLENESGLFNPFKTVWSRDNGSLSHNFQWNLFDQILFSTNFFDTSNSKLVFSDAKVFNSKFLTQLDGKYKGQPFRTFVGKKYKGGYSDHFPVFIELKPS, encoded by the coding sequence ATGAATAATTATATTGACGCTTATACCATTGCATTTTATAATATCGAAAATTTATTCGATATAAAAAAAGCCCCTTTAACAAATGATAAAGATTTTTTACCAACATCTCAAAAACGCTGGACGTTAAAACGCTATCAAAATAAATTAATGAAATTGGGAACGGTAATTCCACAAATAGGTAATGAAGATAATCAAATTGCACCAATAATTATTGGTTTAGCCGAAGTTGAAAACCAGAACGTCCTCTCAGACTTAGTAAATAGTAAAAACCTCAAAGAAGAAAATTATAAATTTATTCATTTTGATTCTCCCGACGAAAGAGGTATAGACGTAGCATTACTATATAAACCTGACATTTTTAAAGTAACACATTCTGAAACCTTTTCTGTATATCTTCAAAATGAAAAAGGAGAGCAAGATTATACTAGAGATATTCTTTTGGTACAAGGGGAACTAAATAATGACCCTATTAATATCATTGTTAATCATTGGTCATCTCGTAGAGAAGGCGTCAGAGAAACCGAATTTAAGCGTATTGCATCGGCCAAAGTTGTAAATTCAGTGATTAAGAAGGTTAAAAATGAAAACTTGAAGGCTAAAATTATTGTTATGGGTGACTTTAATGATAACCCTAATTGTAATAGTATGCTACTGCTTGAGAACGAAAGCGGTCTTTTTAATCCTTTTAAAACCGTTTGGTCTCGAGACAACGGAAGTTTGAGTCATAATTTTCAATGGAACTTATTTGACCAAATTTTATTTTCTACTAATTTTTTTGACACTAGTAATTCTAAATTAGTATTTAGCGATGCTAAAGTTTTTAATAGTAAATTTCTTACGCAATTAGATGGTAAATACAAAGGTCAACCATTTAGGACCTTTGTAGGTAAAAAATATAAGGGAGGTTACAGTGATCATTTCCCCGTTTTTATTGAATTGAAGCCTTCATAA
- a CDS encoding PorP/SprF family type IX secretion system membrane protein, whose protein sequence is MKKLSIIAVLLLAFQMHGQQDPQYTQYMYNMNIINPAYAGSKENLSFGLLYRNQWTKIDGGPETGTFFGHAPISDKLGLGVSLISDQIGPVKETNAYIDLSYTLQLGGEHRLAFGVKAGATFHDIGLNSGVDVVDNTDPFFAQDINTTTPNIGAGFFYYTDKYYVSLSVPNLLSSVHLDADGYEIGSETQHYFLTGGYVFDLSPNTELKPSVMVKSAFDAPTSFDVNVNARFYKKFEIGASYRLDDSFSGLVNFALSPSIRVGYAYDAISSDIKAYAPASHEIMLLFDLNFAKRVSRSPRYF, encoded by the coding sequence ATGAAAAAACTCTCTATTATAGCGGTTTTGCTTTTAGCATTTCAGATGCATGGGCAACAAGACCCACAGTACACGCAGTACATGTATAATATGAATATCATTAATCCTGCGTATGCAGGCTCAAAAGAAAATCTTTCTTTTGGATTATTATACAGAAATCAATGGACAAAGATTGATGGCGGACCAGAAACAGGAACATTTTTCGGTCATGCACCTATTAGTGATAAGCTTGGCTTAGGGGTGTCTCTTATTTCAGATCAAATTGGTCCGGTTAAAGAAACCAATGCTTATATAGATTTGTCGTACACATTGCAATTAGGTGGTGAACACCGTTTAGCATTTGGCGTAAAAGCGGGAGCTACATTTCATGATATAGGTTTAAACTCGGGTGTAGATGTGGTGGATAATACAGACCCATTTTTTGCACAAGACATTAATACGACAACACCTAATATCGGAGCAGGGTTCTTTTATTATACTGATAAATATTATGTTTCCTTATCTGTACCAAATTTATTGTCATCAGTACATTTAGATGCTGATGGTTATGAAATAGGATCTGAAACACAACACTATTTCTTAACTGGTGGTTACGTGTTCGATTTATCACCAAATACAGAGTTGAAGCCATCAGTAATGGTGAAGTCTGCATTTGATGCACCAACATCATTCGATGTTAACGTCAATGCGAGATTCTACAAAAAATTCGAAATTGGAGCGTCATATCGATTAGATGATTCATTTTCTGGTTTAGTTAATTTTGCTTTATCACCATCTATAAGAGTAGGATATGCATATGATGCCATCTCTTCAGATATTAAAGCCTATGCACCTGCATCTCATGAGATCATGTTATTATTTGATCTTAATTTTGCAAAACGTGTTTCTCGTTCACCTAGATACTTTTAA
- a CDS encoding GEVED domain-containing protein, translated as MKKITLFLIMLGFFLTASAQYDFPPIVGPINVVSGGNVSININDTANTAGMPASSSGSYSSFSVSADWVEGDGFPYSQEAQLTITTSAGDVFLDIATSGWNFDANDTTLIFSGELPAGYDPTTDGYLEITPNQDYAGSDANWSNIVVTLFESPSCLSPSGMMTTMLTTTDVDLTWSAGFSETAWNVEYNSGADFTPGAGEEEASAAITGTPATSFTGLTENTNYYVYYQADCGIDDGVSEWVGPFTFYTGYCQSIPTNLEGNGISQIVLGEETLISEGALNNEDFTATTVDLASSVTSNMQITFVTGYAYYANVWIDFNNDLVYDNATELVFSGQAPGGNPTTLDASFVMPEVPLGNYNMRMVSSYNEQSPANPCYSGIWGVTAEMTINVTEAPSCIPPSALTATGIGANSAELSWNQVGSVSQWNIEVVTNGTPPTGTPTEIDILNPYTATGLDGLTSYDYYVQANCGSELSAWTGPFTFTTLCDVIVPDYIQDFTDLTFTVTPECWDEADNGDPTTGPIDLGAGSWTVDGFLNDGFTGAYKINVYGSTFVDFSDWILSPQFDLTGDPFQVEFDFGITLWGNANPGVLGSDDSVQLLISNDNGISWTTLLTYDNASTIPAAGAHPVVNLSAYSGQTVQFAIYATSGTIVDSQDVDIFVDNFQVRAVPECPEPNDLAVTNITSDSAELSWVEAGTSAIWNVEIVEAGETPTGTPTDTNVSNPYIATGLDAITSYDFYVQSDCGGDISVYTGPLNFTTVCSVFIPDYIQNFTTITPDCWNEANNGDLTTGPTELGASSWTADGFLNDGFTGAYRLNLYGTTFNDWILSPQFDLTGGPFQVEFDFGITTWTNTTVGTLGSDDIVDFLISTDNGATWSSLTTYDNTSTLSETGEHPVMDLTAYSGQIVQFAFYATSGTVNDGNDNDVFVDNFRVRGIPTCPEPTDLTATNLSLTSTELSWTENGSASEWNIQYGEAGFALGSGTFEYNIDTNPYILSDLTSDTSYEYYVQAICSPGDESSFNGPFEFYTGYCASIPSSNDGNGVNNATVGLTDFPSPGDVTYENNTSPVVNVFQGINTNVEIEYAHTATYNTNIWIDFNDDLIFDTSEMVYGGASAGGSNPHILDASFTMPLTAPLGEHRMRIVGTDFVQTPINPCYNGTWGVTLDFTVNVQELNCTLAEAEFTTVPDCDNDQFYIAVNVISLGDATSLEITNNFDGGTIQVSDTETYQAGPFAFGTAVKVFVTNEQDNNCVISSETFEILACPPSNDECDQAITAVVNEFGSCDLVTSGTILAASPSNVPDSSCTGTPNDDVWFEFTALSDVQLISIINITGGTTNIDHAVYEGACGSLTELYCSDDVASITTQLTIGTTYYIRVFSGGSVSETSTFDLCIRPAPTNTLCENAENFCSEGGALVAPSIFGIPSAGAIACLTSAQNPTWNTIQIGSPGLVEITISQVDDDGFGLDVDYALWGPFSSIEDSCDNLDLGCPTPGDCPGIPYAPEFYPYGNIADCSWSAASIETLTIDNALEGEIYILLVSNYGNQPGTISIEQTNGGGPTDGTIDAEISAEIVSNEVLLLETDDPNIVEANVCGFESITLETSSPFADEYVWYKDGFVMEGETSSTLVVTESNNYQVQATDNQCGSEAFSQIAFIYLYEDPEPLAPQTLAECDGPEADGTETFDLDAFSTSLGLDGFTVSYYLTTDDAAQAINPVDSQYESSGETLIIRIEDENAAINGFLGCRELSQIELIVNPRPIINQPEDFVVCDDLDGVVDGETEFDLVSLNDEITIEDDIIISYHTSLETAEAGSGALTNPYTSSGETVYVRAENTVTGCYQTTSFDLEVNIVPLADFDLQYNYIVCPDATVPITIGITPSNFTDADVSVSWSLDGNPITGNGTTLSSVLLAGEYSATITFNGTGCSNTITVTVEEAESCIFPEGISPGVSPGQNDTFDLSSFGVTKLEIFNRYGTLVYSKKNYVDEWVGQNNDGDELPVGTYFYTVVYEGGAKTKSAWVYINK; from the coding sequence ATGAAAAAAATTACTCTATTTTTAATCATGCTAGGTTTCTTCCTTACCGCTAGCGCTCAGTATGATTTTCCACCTATAGTAGGACCGATAAATGTTGTCTCCGGAGGAAATGTAAGTATCAATATCAATGATACAGCCAATACAGCAGGCATGCCTGCATCCTCTTCTGGGTCATATTCATCGTTTTCGGTATCAGCTGATTGGGTCGAAGGTGACGGATTCCCTTATTCTCAAGAAGCCCAACTGACTATAACGACTTCAGCGGGAGATGTATTTTTAGATATAGCAACTTCTGGCTGGAACTTTGACGCTAACGATACAACGTTGATTTTCTCAGGTGAATTACCTGCAGGTTACGATCCTACTACAGACGGATATTTAGAAATTACACCTAACCAAGATTATGCTGGATCTGATGCCAATTGGTCTAATATAGTTGTAACACTTTTTGAAAGTCCAAGCTGTCTTAGCCCATCAGGTATGATGACTACCATGTTAACAACAACAGATGTTGATTTAACTTGGAGTGCAGGCTTTTCTGAAACGGCATGGAATGTTGAATACAATAGTGGAGCCGATTTTACACCAGGTGCAGGTGAAGAAGAAGCTTCTGCTGCTATTACAGGTACACCTGCAACATCATTCACAGGATTAACTGAGAATACAAATTACTATGTGTATTATCAAGCCGATTGTGGTATCGATGATGGTGTAAGCGAATGGGTAGGACCTTTTACTTTTTATACAGGTTATTGTCAATCTATACCAACAAATCTAGAGGGTAATGGAATCTCACAAATAGTATTAGGTGAGGAAACATTAATTTCTGAAGGAGCTCTTAACAATGAAGATTTTACAGCAACAACTGTTGATTTAGCTTCTAGTGTAACTTCAAACATGCAAATTACCTTTGTTACAGGTTATGCATACTACGCTAACGTTTGGATTGATTTTAATAATGATTTAGTATATGACAATGCTACTGAATTGGTTTTTTCAGGGCAAGCACCAGGTGGTAACCCTACTACATTAGATGCATCATTCGTAATGCCAGAAGTACCTTTAGGTAATTATAATATGAGAATGGTAAGTTCATACAATGAACAATCGCCAGCTAACCCATGTTATTCAGGGATTTGGGGTGTAACAGCAGAAATGACTATAAACGTTACCGAAGCACCAAGTTGTATTCCTCCTAGTGCTTTAACAGCTACTGGAATTGGAGCAAATTCTGCAGAACTCAGTTGGAATCAAGTAGGTAGTGTATCCCAATGGAATATTGAAGTTGTAACTAATGGAACTCCGCCAACAGGTACACCAACCGAAATTGATATTTTAAATCCATATACTGCTACTGGTTTAGACGGTTTAACAAGTTACGATTATTATGTACAAGCTAATTGTGGAAGTGAGCTAAGTGCATGGACAGGTCCTTTTACATTTACGACGTTATGTGATGTAATTGTTCCTGATTATATTCAAGACTTTACAGATCTTACTTTTACTGTCACCCCTGAATGTTGGGATGAAGCTGATAATGGTGACCCAACTACGGGCCCTATAGATTTGGGCGCAGGATCTTGGACCGTTGATGGATTTCTTAATGATGGTTTTACAGGAGCCTATAAAATAAATGTTTATGGTTCAACTTTTGTAGATTTTAGTGATTGGATTTTATCACCACAGTTTGACCTAACTGGTGATCCTTTTCAAGTAGAATTTGATTTTGGCATTACACTATGGGGTAATGCAAACCCTGGTGTATTAGGTTCTGATGATTCAGTACAACTTTTAATATCAAACGATAATGGCATTTCGTGGACAACTTTACTTACTTATGACAATGCTTCTACAATACCTGCAGCTGGCGCTCATCCAGTAGTAAATTTATCGGCATATAGTGGTCAAACCGTTCAATTTGCTATATATGCTACCTCTGGAACAATCGTTGACTCGCAAGATGTTGACATATTTGTAGATAATTTCCAAGTAAGAGCCGTACCTGAATGTCCTGAACCAAATGATTTAGCGGTTACAAATATAACATCTGATTCTGCTGAATTATCATGGGTAGAAGCAGGAACTTCTGCAATATGGAATGTAGAAATAGTAGAAGCAGGTGAAACACCGACAGGTACACCAACAGACACAAACGTTTCTAACCCTTATATTGCAACAGGTCTTGATGCAATTACTTCTTATGATTTCTATGTACAATCTGATTGTGGTGGCGATATAAGTGTGTATACTGGTCCTTTAAACTTCACAACGGTATGTTCTGTGTTTATTCCAGATTATATTCAAAACTTCACAACTATAACTCCTGATTGTTGGAATGAAGCCAATAACGGTGATTTAACGACTGGTCCTACAGAATTAGGAGCTAGTTCTTGGACTGCTGATGGATTCCTTAACGATGGTTTTACTGGAGCTTATAGATTAAACTTATACGGTACAACTTTCAACGATTGGATTTTATCACCACAATTTGACTTAACTGGTGGTCCTTTTCAAGTAGAATTTGATTTCGGAATTACAACTTGGACAAATACTACTGTTGGAACGTTAGGTTCTGATGATATTGTGGATTTCTTAATATCTACCGATAATGGTGCTACATGGTCGAGTTTAACAACTTATGACAATACATCTACATTATCTGAAACCGGTGAACATCCAGTAATGGATTTAACGGCGTATAGTGGTCAAATAGTACAATTTGCATTTTATGCTACTAGTGGTACTGTTAATGACGGTAACGACAATGATGTATTTGTAGATAACTTTAGAGTTAGAGGCATTCCAACATGTCCTGAGCCTACAGACTTAACAGCTACTAATTTAAGTTTAACGTCTACTGAATTAAGTTGGACAGAAAACGGATCTGCTTCAGAATGGAACATTCAATATGGTGAAGCTGGTTTCGCACTAGGTTCTGGTACATTTGAATATAATATCGACACCAACCCATATATTTTATCTGATTTAACATCTGATACTAGTTATGAGTATTATGTACAAGCTATTTGTAGCCCTGGAGATGAAAGTTCATTTAACGGCCCATTCGAGTTCTATACTGGTTACTGTGCTTCTATTCCTTCATCTAATGATGGTAATGGAGTTAACAACGCTACAGTCGGTTTAACAGATTTTCCAAGTCCAGGAGATGTCACTTATGAAAATAATACGTCACCTGTTGTGAATGTTTTCCAAGGGATAAATACCAATGTAGAAATAGAATATGCTCATACAGCAACCTACAATACTAATATCTGGATAGATTTTAATGATGATTTAATATTCGATACCTCTGAGATGGTATATGGAGGTGCTTCAGCAGGCGGTAGTAATCCACATATATTAGATGCTTCATTTACAATGCCTTTAACAGCTCCACTAGGAGAACATAGAATGCGAATTGTAGGAACTGATTTTGTACAAACACCTATTAACCCTTGTTATAATGGCACTTGGGGTGTAACTTTAGATTTCACAGTAAACGTTCAAGAATTAAATTGTACGCTTGCCGAAGCAGAATTTACAACAGTACCAGACTGTGATAACGATCAATTTTACATTGCTGTAAACGTTATAAGTTTAGGCGATGCTACTTCATTAGAAATTACTAATAATTTTGATGGAGGTACAATTCAAGTCTCTGATACTGAAACATACCAAGCCGGTCCATTCGCTTTTGGAACTGCCGTTAAAGTATTTGTAACCAATGAACAAGATAATAATTGTGTTATCAGCAGTGAAACTTTCGAAATTTTAGCATGTCCACCAAGTAATGATGAATGTGACCAAGCTATAACAGCAGTAGTTAATGAGTTTGGTAGTTGCGATTTAGTAACTTCTGGAACTATACTAGCTGCATCACCTTCAAATGTTCCTGACAGTTCTTGTACTGGCACACCAAATGACGATGTTTGGTTTGAGTTTACAGCTTTAAGTGACGTTCAACTGATTTCAATAATTAATATTACTGGAGGTACCACTAATATAGATCATGCTGTTTATGAAGGGGCTTGTGGATCTTTAACAGAATTATATTGTTCAGATGATGTTGCAAGTATAACAACACAATTAACCATTGGCACAACGTATTACATAAGAGTATTTAGTGGAGGTAGTGTGTCAGAGACTTCTACGTTTGATCTTTGTATTAGACCTGCACCAACAAATACATTATGTGAAAATGCAGAAAATTTCTGTTCAGAAGGAGGAGCTTTAGTTGCACCTAGTATATTTGGAATTCCATCTGCTGGAGCAATAGCATGTTTAACTTCTGCTCAAAACCCAACATGGAATACTATTCAAATTGGTAGTCCTGGATTGGTTGAAATTACAATATCTCAGGTAGATGATGATGGTTTCGGCTTAGACGTAGATTATGCACTTTGGGGACCTTTTAGTTCTATAGAAGACTCTTGTGATAATTTAGATTTAGGGTGTCCAACACCAGGAGATTGTCCAGGAATTCCATATGCACCAGAATTCTATCCGTATGGAAACATTGCAGATTGTAGTTGGTCAGCAGCTTCAATAGAAACATTAACAATAGACAATGCCCTAGAAGGAGAAATCTATATACTACTAGTATCTAACTATGGAAATCAACCAGGTACAATTTCTATAGAGCAAACAAACGGAGGTGGTCCAACAGATGGAACTATTGACGCTGAAATCTCAGCTGAGATTGTTAGTAACGAAGTTCTACTTTTAGAAACTGATGATCCTAATATCGTTGAAGCTAATGTATGTGGTTTTGAATCAATAACGTTAGAAACAAGCTCACCTTTTGCAGATGAATATGTTTGGTATAAAGATGGTTTTGTTATGGAAGGAGAAACTTCTTCAACTCTTGTTGTTACAGAATCTAACAACTACCAAGTACAGGCTACTGATAACCAATGTGGTTCTGAAGCATTCTCTCAAATAGCATTTATATACCTTTATGAAGATCCAGAGCCATTAGCTCCTCAAACACTCGCTGAATGTGATGGGCCAGAAGCTGACGGAACAGAAACATTTGATTTAGATGCTTTTTCAACATCACTTGGTCTCGATGGATTTACGGTAAGCTATTATTTGACTACAGATGATGCTGCCCAAGCCATAAACCCTGTAGATTCTCAATATGAATCAAGTGGTGAGACACTAATCATCAGAATAGAAGATGAAAATGCTGCAATAAATGGATTCTTAGGATGTAGAGAGTTATCTCAAATAGAATTAATAGTTAATCCAAGACCTATTATTAATCAGCCAGAAGATTTTGTTGTCTGTGATGATTTAGATGGTGTTGTAGATGGTGAAACAGAATTTGATTTAGTTTCCTTAAATGACGAAATTACTATTGAAGATGATATCATAATCTCATACCATACTTCTTTAGAAACAGCAGAAGCTGGTTCAGGCGCATTAACTAACCCTTACACTAGTAGCGGAGAAACTGTTTATGTCAGAGCAGAAAATACAGTAACTGGATGTTACCAGACGACTTCATTTGATCTAGAAGTTAATATCGTTCCATTGGCTGATTTTGATCTTCAGTATAATTATATAGTATGTCCTGACGCAACAGTTCCAATTACAATTGGCATAACCCCTTCTAACTTTACTGATGCAGATGTTTCTGTTAGTTGGTCTTTAGATGGTAACCCAATAACTGGAAATGGTACAACCTTAAGTTCTGTACTGCTTGCAGGTGAATATTCTGCTACTATAACTTTTAATGGTACAGGATGTTCTAACACTATAACTGTAACTGTTGAAGAAGCTGAGTCATGTATCTTCCCTGAAGGTATTTCACCAGGTGTTTCACCAGGTCAGAACGATACTTTTGACTTAAGCAGTTTTGGTGTGACTAAACTTGAAATATTTAACAGATACGGAACACTCGTGTATTCAAAAAAGAATTACGTTGATGAATGGGTTGGACAAAACAATGATGGTGATGAGCTACCAGTAGGTACGTATTTCTATACGGTTGTTTACGAAGGTGGTGCAAAAACAAAAAGTGCTTGGGTATATATTAACAAATAA
- a CDS encoding OmpA family protein codes for MKNYKTLLLITLMSGFCLTAQNKDTKKADKQFAQYEFVKAAESYNKLVDNGKADAYVYGQLAESYYNIFNTEAAERWYAKALETSDNPEMVYKYSQMLKANGKYDESNKQMDKFATLRPSDDRATAYRKNPDYLPKILEQGKKFNVQNADFNSEQSDFGGTMSEGKLYITSGRNDSRKTYGWNDQPFLDIYTITKNTDGTYQEATLANNKINTRYHEGLVSFSPDGKTMYFSRESYYEKDFQKDSLSSTKFSQLYLFKATKLGDDWDTIEALAVNSENYSVKNPSVSTDGKTLYFSSNMPEGFGGFDIYKAPINDDGTLGEAENLGQKVNTEGQEMFPYISSNNTLYFSSNGHLGLGGLDVFYTKVIDGKIAPVRNVGIPINSNADDFAFSIDEENDEGFVSSNRTGGKGSDDIYAFKKLQPLCDVLISATVLDDKTREPISGAAVSLFDAEGNKVVSKTTNEEGVAEFIVECEEDSELEVVMDGFDSKKVQVKGSNDEENNVQISLDPIEKLIVDESINLAPIFFEFDESNITAQAAFELDKLVQIMNKYPEMVIEATSHTDNRGTDTYNNGLSDRRAKTTVQYVISKGIDEARITGEGKGETEPKVDCSGGCTKAQHAENRRSEFIIVSPTAE; via the coding sequence ATGAAAAACTATAAAACATTATTATTAATTACGTTGATGAGTGGTTTTTGCCTAACTGCTCAAAATAAAGATACTAAAAAAGCAGACAAGCAATTTGCACAATACGAATTTGTAAAAGCCGCAGAAAGCTACAACAAACTCGTAGACAATGGTAAAGCTGATGCTTATGTATATGGACAACTTGCTGAAAGTTATTATAACATTTTTAATACTGAAGCAGCTGAACGTTGGTATGCTAAAGCATTAGAAACATCTGATAACCCAGAAATGGTATACAAGTACTCACAAATGCTAAAAGCAAATGGTAAGTATGACGAATCTAACAAACAGATGGATAAATTTGCAACGCTACGTCCTTCAGATGACAGAGCTACAGCTTATAGAAAAAACCCTGATTACCTTCCTAAGATTTTAGAACAAGGTAAAAAGTTTAATGTTCAAAATGCAGATTTCAATTCTGAACAATCTGATTTTGGTGGTACTATGAGTGAAGGTAAATTATACATCACATCGGGTCGTAACGATAGTCGTAAAACTTATGGATGGAACGATCAGCCGTTTTTAGATATTTACACAATTACTAAAAATACTGACGGAACATACCAAGAAGCAACTTTAGCAAATAATAAAATCAATACGAGATACCACGAAGGTTTAGTATCGTTTTCTCCAGATGGTAAAACCATGTATTTTTCTAGAGAAAGTTATTACGAAAAAGATTTTCAAAAGGATTCTTTAAGCAGTACAAAATTCAGTCAACTTTATTTATTTAAAGCGACTAAATTAGGGGATGATTGGGATACTATAGAAGCATTAGCTGTTAATAGTGAAAATTACTCAGTTAAAAATCCTTCTGTCAGTACTGATGGGAAAACCTTATATTTTTCTTCGAATATGCCAGAAGGTTTTGGTGGATTTGATATTTATAAAGCACCAATAAACGATGATGGTACATTAGGTGAAGCTGAAAACTTAGGTCAAAAAGTAAATACTGAAGGTCAAGAAATGTTCCCATACATTAGTAGTAACAACACTTTATATTTCTCTTCAAACGGACATTTAGGACTTGGTGGATTAGACGTCTTTTATACAAAAGTAATTGACGGTAAAATAGCGCCTGTTCGTAATGTAGGTATTCCTATTAACAGTAATGCTGATGATTTTGCTTTCTCTATTGATGAAGAGAATGATGAAGGGTTTGTATCTTCCAACAGAACTGGTGGAAAAGGTAGCGACGATATTTACGCATTTAAAAAACTACAACCACTTTGTGATGTACTAATTAGTGCTACTGTTTTAGATGATAAAACACGTGAACCTATTAGTGGAGCAGCAGTTTCATTATTTGATGCAGAAGGAAACAAAGTCGTTTCAAAAACAACTAATGAAGAAGGTGTTGCTGAATTTATCGTGGAATGTGAAGAAGATTCAGAACTTGAAGTTGTAATGGATGGCTTTGATAGCAAAAAAGTGCAAGTTAAAGGTTCTAATGACGAAGAAAATAATGTTCAAATTTCTTTAGACCCTATTGAAAAGTTAATCGTAGATGAATCAATTAATTTAGCACCAATTTTCTTCGAATTTGATGAGTCAAATATTACAGCACAAGCGGCTTTTGAATTAGACAAATTAGTTCAGATAATGAACAAATATCCTGAAATGGTTATTGAAGCAACATCACATACAGATAATAGAGGAACCGATACTTATAATAACGGACTTTCTGATCGCAGAGCTAAAACGACGGTTCAGTATGTAATTTCTAAAGGTATTGATGAAGCTCGTATTACTGGTGAAGGTAAAGGTGAAACGGAACCAAAAGTAGATTGTTCAGGTGGTTGTACAAAAGCACAACATGCAGAAAATAGACGCTCAGAGTTTATTATTGTTAGCCCAACAGCTGAATAA